Sequence from the Pedobacter sp. D749 genome:
ATCGTATGACTATTTCTGCGCTCGTTTGAAAACGAGCGCAAACGAAACTGTCAGATAGTAACGTCTGACAGCACCTAGTACACACAACTCAGCGCCTCTGTATTTTTCTCTCCGTGGCCTCTGTGTTTAAAGATGCTTAAATGGAACAAACCAGTATTTAAAACGTTATATTAGCGTTCCATCTCATTTTATGCAGGCCGAAACAGAAATTTTAATTATTGGTGGTGGATTGGCAGGTTTAACAGCCGCACTTCACCTGAATAAGATGGGTTTAAATGTTATACTGATTGAGAAAGATACCTATCCTCACCATAAAGTTTGCGGCGAATATATTTCGAACGAGGTACTACCCTACTTTGAATGGCTCGGCCTGGATATCGAAAACCTTGCCCCTGCACTCATCAGCGACCTGCTTTTCACCTCAAACCTTGGTAAAAGCATACAAACAAAATTACCGCTCGGCGGTTTTGGTTTAAGCAGATATACCATCGATCATTATTTGTATACCGAACTCATCAGGAGAAAAGTAAACATCGTTCATGATCGCGTTGTAGAAATAAAGTTTACCAATAATCAATTTACAGTATCAACTGCTAACAATACTTTTGTTGCTGCTTATGTTATTGGGGCTTATGGAAAACGATCGGCTATTGATATTAAGCTAAACCGGAGTTTCATTAATAAACAATCGCCATATCTGGCAGTTAAAGCACATTACAAAGCCGATTTCCCGAATAACGTGGTTAGCCTGCATAATTTCGAAGGTGGCTATTGCGGCGTTTCAAAGGTTGAAAATGACCGGTTGAATATCTGTTATCTGACCAATTACGAAAGTTTTAAAAAGCATAAAAACCTGCTTGCCTTTCAGGAAAACGTACTCTATAAAAACAGCTATCTGAAGGCTATTTTTGAAAATGCTTCAGATTTATTCGATGTTCCGTTAACCATTAGTCAGATTTCTTTTGAAGCTAAAGAACCTGTAAATAACCATATTTTAATGATTGGTGATACTGCAGGTTTGATTCATCCACTTTGTGGGAACGGCATGGCCATGGCCATTCACAGTGCCAAAATAGTTTCAGAACTTTTGCATCAAAGAATCAAGGGGCAAATTAATTCCCGCACAGCACTCGAAGAAAGTTATACCGCCGGCTGGAACAGGGAATTTAAAAGCCGCTTAAAAACGGGAAGAATGTTATCTTCCTTGCTGAGAAACAATAAATTCGAAAGTGTAGCCATGAGTGCATTGACTAAAATGCCCTTTCTGCTCCATAAAATAATTAAAAAAACACATGGCAAACCCATTACAATTTCACCATAAATGCCAGTAGATACCACATTTAGAAGCACCGCACCAGAGATTATGGATGATTTCGCCATGGAAGGTGAAATATTGCGCGATGCATTAGACAAAATAGCCAGCATTAACCAACTCCTTGGTGGTAATAAAGTTACGCTCGATGGAGTTAAAACTTTAATCAAGGGCAAACCATTTGATCAGATTATACGTATTACCGATATCGGTTGTGGAAATGGAGATATGTTACGGACCCTGGCCGATTATGCGAAAAAACAAGGTTTACATTTTATTTTAAAAGGGATAGATGCCAATAAATTCACCATAAATCATGCACAAAGTTTATCTGCAAACTACCCGAATATCACCTATGCCTGCAGCGATATTTTTGAGGATTTAAATAAAGATGAACCCTGCGACATTATGCTCTGCACATTAACGCTACATCATTTTAAAGATGAAGAAATTATTGATTTGCTAAACAATTTTAAACGATCGGCAAAAATGGGTATTGTGATAAACGACCTGCAAAGAAGTGCAGTAGCCTATTACCTGTTTAAAGTATTGTGTTATGTTTTCCGTTTAAATAATATGTCGAGAGAAGATGGTCTAGTATCCATTCTGCGTGGGTTTAAAAGGGCAGATTTGCTTAAATACAGCAAACAATTAAAGCTAAAATCGAGTTCAATAAAATGGAAATGGGCTTTCCGCTACCAATGGATAATTAAAACAATATGAGCGTAACCGTAAAAGCAGTAAGTAAAGCCTTGCCCGAGTTTTGGAGGTCAACCGATGAAATTTTGCCGTTTCTGGATATTTGGCTAAAAGATCAGGATGATCGCTTTATCCGAAAAGTAAAAAAGATTTTTGAAAGCGCAGCAGTAGATAAAAGGTACTCGATCATGTCGCCCGAAGAGGTTTTTAGTGATTTAAGTTTTGAAGAGCGAAACAACATTTATGTAAGAGAAGGGATAAAGCTGGGTGCTAAATGTTTGGAAACTGCACTCGAAAAAGCCAGTTGGAAAGCTCAGGATTTAGATTACATTATTACGGTAAGCTGTACCGGAATCATGATCCCTTCTTTAGATGCTTATTTAATCAACTTACTTAAGCTTCGCCAAGATATCGTGCGCTTGCCGGTTACCGAAATGGGTTGTGCAGCAGGTGTATCAGGCATGATTTACGCAAAGAATTTTCTGAAAGCCAATCCAGGCAAACGGGCAGCAGTTATTGCAGTAGAATCTCCAACGGCAACCTTTCAATTAAACGATTTTTCGATGGCCAACATTGTAAGTGCAGCAATATTTGGCGATGGTGCTGCCTGTGTACTGTTAAGTTCGAATGAAGATGATAGCGGACCAGAGCTTTTGGCTGAAGAAATGTACCATTTTTATGAGGCTGAAGAGATGATGGGATTTAAACTCACCAATACCGGACTGCAGATGATACTGGATGTGGCCGTTCCTGAAACTATTGCCAATCATTTCCCCAATATCATCCATCCATTTTTGATAAAAAACGGGTTCGAAATTAATGATATAGACCATTTGATCTTCCATCCGGGAGGAAAAAAGATTATCCAGATTGTTGAAGAATTATTTGGACAACTTGGTAAAAACATAGATGAAACAAAAGAAGTTTTAAAGCTTTATGGAAACATGAGCAGCGCAACGGTTCTTTATGTTTTAGAACGGATTATGGACAAAAAGCCAATGCCGGGAGAAAAAGGGCTGATGTTAAGCTTCGGCCCGGGATTTTCGGCACAACGCATCCTTTTACAATGGTAACCATTCAATAATTCACTCAATCAATTATTCAATAATTCAAATATGAATCCACAAGAAATATTAGATAAACTGCCTTACGGTAAATCTTTTCTTTTTGTTGATGAGTTATTACATATTGATGAAAATGGAGCAAAAGGCACTTATACTTATGCCAAAGATCTACCTTTTTACGAAGGTCATTTTAAAAACCTTCCACTTACCCCAGCAGTAATCCTTACCGAAACCATGGCACAGATTGGATTGGTTTGCCTGGGCATTTACCTGCTAAAAAACATGGAAACTGATCAAAACATATCCATTGCCATGACATCAAATGCAATCGATTTTTTAAAACCAGTTGCACCGGGAGAAAAAGTTACGGTAACGAGCGAGAAAATATATTTCAGGTTTAATAAACTGAGTTGCAAGGTAAAAATGGAAAATGTAGCAGGCGAGATGGTTTGCAAAGGAAATATTTCCGGAATGTTAATTTCGAAAGAAAATGAATAACAGAGTTGTAATTACAGGCTTAGGCATATGTGCACCCAATGGCGTTACCCTGGCTGAGTTTTCTGACGCCATAAAAAAAGGACTCTCCGGGATCCGTCATCAGCCCGATTTGGAAGCCTTAAACTTCTCTTGTCAGATAGCAGGCAAACCATTACTTAGCGACGAGCGCATCAGTCAATATTTTACACCACTTGAATTACGAAACCTAAACAGCACAGGAATTATATATGGTGTTATTGCTGGCCTGGATGCCTGGAAAGATGCAGGCTTAGCCATCGAAAATAATGACGAACCCGACTGGGATAGTGGTACCATTTTCGGAACCGGCACTTCTGGTATAGATAAATTTAGATGGGCAATTAATAAGATAGATGCGCTTGAAATTAAAAAACTGGGCAGTTCAGTTGTGATACAAACCATGGCCAGCGGCGTAAGCGCTTTTATCAGTGGTAAACTTGGCTTAGGAAACCAGGTAAGCACCAATTCATCTGCCTGCGCAACAGGAGTCGAAAGTATCTTGCTGGCTTATGAAAGAATTAAAACCGGTCAGGCGACAAGAATGTTAGCAGGAAGTACCAGCGACAGCGGGCCTTATATTTGGGGTGGTTTTGATGCCATGAAGGTTTGCACTTTTAAACACAACCACGAACCGGAAAAAGGTAGCCGCCCAATGAGTGCAACAGCAAGTGGCTTTGTACCTGGAAGCGGTGCAGGTGCTTTGGTATTAGAATCGCTCGAAAGTGCAATGGCAAGAAAGGCCAGAATTTATGGCGAGGTACTTGGCGGACATATCAATTCTGGTGGTCAGCGGGGCTTAGGTACCATGACAGCCCCTAACCCCATTGCAGTTCAGCGATGTATTCAGGCAGCCTTAAAAAATTCAGGTATTGAAGCCCATGAAATCGACGTAATTAACGGCCACCTTACCGCAACAACTAAAGATGCACTCGAAATAGAAAACTGGAAAATGGCATTACAACTGCCTGCTGATGATTTTCCATACATCAACTCTTTGAAAAGTATGATTGGTCATTGTATTGCGGCTTCAGGCAGTATAGAATGTGTCGCTTCAATACTGGAACTTTCAGAGGATTTTATATTTCCTAATATTAATTGCGAAGACTTAAACCCTGAGATTACGGCTTTAATTGATGCGAAATGCATTCCAGAAACCGTAATTCATCAACCAATTAATATCTTAGCAAAAGCAAGTTTTGGTTTTGGCGATATTAATGCCTGCATTATTTTTAAAAAGTATACCCATGAATAAAGAAGAGATCATCGAAGCCTTAAAAACAATTGTTCAGCCATACAGCGAAGAGTCAACAGCCTTGGCTCACATCGACGAAAACACCGATTTTATTAATGATTTGAAAATAAATTCGGCTAACCTGGTTGATATTGTCCTGGATATTGAAGAGAAATTTAACATCGAAATAGACAATGATTCGATGGCTAAAATGCTCAACGTAAAAGCCACGACCGAAATTATTGCCCAAAAGCTTGAAGCACATGCTGGGTAACGACATCGTTGATTTGGATCTGGCTAAAATCCAGAGTAACTGGAGGCGTAAAAATTACCTCGATAAAATTTTCACAGCGGAAGAACAGTTATTGATTACTTCAGCAGAAAGGCCTGATGAAATAGTATGGCTGTTGTGGAGCATGAAAGAATCGGCTTATAAAATTTATAACCGAAAAACAGGCATCCGGAATTTTGCTCCTAAAAGTTTAAACTGTAGTGTTTATGCCGGCGCTAGTGAGATAAAAGGTACGGTAAACATCGATCATGATACTTACTTTACTAAAAGTGACATTCAGTTACAATATATCCATACCATAGCTGCTCCTGTTTATAGCAAGCTGGAAGAAATTAAAGTTTCAATTTATGAGGCTCCAAATCATCCAGATGATTATAAACGCACTAAACCGGGCAGTGTAAGCCACCATGGACAGTATTTAGCTTTGGTGTATTAATCAGCTTATGTTTTAAAGGTTAAAAAAAACTGACCTGATAAACTAAAAGAGCTTATGAAATGGTATTTGATGCTTAATTTTAAATTCGCTCAATTCATCACAACTCCCAGTTTGTTCGACGTATTTTTCTAATCCACATTTATTAACATCAAAATTCCATTTATCTATATCTGCACCTATTTGACGAAATACAAATATTTCATCATTTGTTGAATAGGAATTTCTGCCAATTATTTGTTTTGCACTTATAGATCCAGAAAAGAGTTCATTATTTAGATAAGAATAATCATAAAATAAAAAATGGTTTTTATTTACATATTGTTCATAATACCGGGATTGTTTTAATGAATTAGTTTTTTTATCCAAAATCCATAGGTAAGAAACCAAAAGCTTTTCATTGGCAGAAAGATTTCCTTTAATATTAATAACGGTATTAATACTATCAGATTTAATACTTTCTTCTGTAAGATTTAACTTTACGAGCTCATAGAAATGATTTGGCAATAACCCCAAACGCAATTTAATTTGAGGATTACTCCCATAAGTTACCTTCGGACGGCTATTTGAATTAATCGGATTACAAGCATAATCAATATTTAATTTTACTTTTTTACTGCTACCAGCGACAATAAGATCTTTTAAATCAGGACAGTTCAGATTTAACAAGCCTTCGTTTAATAAGATAACCTTTTCGTTATTCCGAACAACAGACTGTCTCAAAAAAACCTTCGCGTTGAAAGCATTTGGATTTAATTGCAGAAAGGATATGTTCAACAATGAATCAATTGTTTTTCGTTTGTTAAAACTTATTTGAACATCATCTAATTGGAATGACTTTGCTGTTAAAACGATATTTTTCTGAAGGGAATCAGTTAAAACAACAGTGGAAGCTTCATAAAAAGGAAAAGTTACCTTCAATGTATCACCCAATTTGGCATTGGCTTCAAAATAACCAGATGCATCACTATTGCCAACATATTTGCCGGAAATTATTATTGAGGCACCTATTAAAGGTTCTTTACCATCAAAAACATGCCCTGTAAGATAAAATGACTGTGCATCAACATTAACAGAAAATAGAAAAAACAAAATCGCTAAAAAAGCATTTTTAGCGTTACATATATATTTAAACATAAGCTGGTATAAAAGGAAGTAAAATAGCAGGTATTTGACCTGCTATTTTTGTTTAATTATTTTCCATGTGCTCCATCTGAGCCTAAGGTAAGTCCAATATTATCCTGTAACCAATGATAAGCGTCATCCAAAGCATTACCAACTGCTTCAAATGCTCTGCTAAACCAGCTTCCACCATCAATTGACTTCATTTCTGTTAAAGATAATTCTTCAACCTCATATTTTTTAAGATTTTTCATATTGTATTTTTTAATTAGTTTTAAGCCTGCTATTTAGACAATCCGGTTTATATTTTAGTTATTTATAGGTTTGAGGTTGGATCGGCACCTACCACATCGGTAACAATTTCATGCACTACATCCAAAACAAACTCTTTTATCGAATTCCACGCCCTGCCAATCCAGCTGCCTCCTTCAACAAGAGATATTTCTGAGAAGCTCATCTCCTGAACATTTAAGTTCTCTAGATTTAATTTTTTCACAATTTAGATTTTATTGATTTCACCTACTCGTTAAAGGCTTTTCGGTATACGCCTTTTTGTTGCAACGGTACTAAATTACTTTTGCTCACTATACAAAAAAAGGAGTGGATAATTTTGCTGATAAAAAAAACCAGCATTTATATCCGTTAACTCCTGAGGCTTTAAAACCGTAAAATCGGCCCTAATATTTACTTCGAATGCCTGGGTATAATAATATGTTTGTAACTGTCGCGAGTATTCTATCGGAGCGCCCATTAATTTCAACTCATCTAATACCACGTATAGTCGCGAGGTAGAAATTGATAATCTTCTTGCTAAATTTTCAGGAGCACCTGTACGGCTTTCTTTTATCAATTTGTGAATGATCTTAATGCGATCGATGTATTCTAATAGTTTCATAGTACAGGTGGATAATTAAATGCTATCTCTTACAAATTCAAGTGAGGGTGTGATCAGACTTGGTAGGTCATCATCGCCAAATTGCTGTTTCCATAAACTAGCATAATGCCCATTCGCCATCATCATTTCCGTATGGCTCCCCTCTTCTACAACCTTTCCTTTATCTAATACAATAATCTGATCAGCCTTTCTAATCGTAGGTAACCGATGCGCAATGATGATGATTGTTTTCTTTTGCATCCTTAGCAAATCTATTGTTCGCTGCACATACTGCTCTGAAGCTGAATCTAAAGAGGAAGTAGCTTCATCCAGAATTAAAATTTCAGGATTACGGTATAGTGCCCTCGCGATGGCGATCCTTTGTTTTTGTCCACCTGATAAAGAGGCTCCGTTTTCACCTAAATAAGTCTGAAAACCTTCTGGCAAAGCTTCAATAAAATCGATAATCCCCAATTGTGTGCAAATACCAATAATCTGTTGCATATTTGGCTCATAATCGCCAATGGCAATATTTTCGATTACATTTCCTGCAAAAAGATCAATTTTTTGTGGCACAACACTTAATAAATTTCTTAAAGAGGCATTATTCAAATACTTAAGCGCATGATTACCAATAAAAATATTACCTGATTGTATGGGATAAATATTTTGTAGCAAAGACATTAAGGTAGATTTACCGGATCCACTCTCCCCAACAATAGCGGTAAAACTTCCGGCCTTAATCATTAGATTTAGATCATCAAACACATTAACGCGACTCCCATACCTAAAGGCTACATGTTCAAATCTGATATCGCCCATTAATTCTTTGGTGAGGAAAACGCCAGATGAATTTTGTTCAATTTCCAAATCCATGATTTCAAACAAACGATCAGAGGCGATCATGGCATCTTGAATAGATTTGTTTGCTCCAATTAAGCAAGTAGCAGGACCAGTAAAATAACCGATTAATGTATAGAAAGAGAATAATTCACCAGGGGTAATTTCGCCGTCTAAAACATAACCGGCACCCACCCAAAGTAAAACGATTGTAAGCATACGGGCAATAACCTCTGTTGAGGTACCAGAAAAAACAGAGTTTAATCCTGATTTATAAATTGTTCTTAGGAGGCCGATAAAATGAGTCTCTGTTTTTTCATTCGTAAATCTTTCTAAACCAAATCTTTTAATTGTGGCCACATTATTTAAACCTTCTACCAATTGCGATTCCAACTCTGCCGACTCCTCCATCAACTTCCGCTGAATTTTTTTGTTTAATTTATTGCTGATGAAATAAATCAATAAATACAATGGAATAACAGCTAACATCATTAAGGCCAGTTTCCAATAGTAACTGAACATTAAAATAAAAGAGAACACCACAATAAAGCCGTTTACCACCAGGTTAATGGAAACATCGTTTATAAAAGCCCTTATTTTAACCGCGTCGTTTACTCTAGAAATAATTTCGCCCACCCTCATTGGTATCGAAAAATTGTTGAGGCAGTTTTAAGAGATGTTTATAGTAACCCAAGATCAAGCGGGCATCTATCTGTTGCCCCGTACGGATGGTAAAAATAGTTTTAGCGGTGCCTATAAACAATTGCAGCCCTAAAATGGCTACCATCATTAAGCTCATTAAATTAAGCAGGTTCCGGTTACCTTCTACCAAAACATGATCAGTTATTTTTTGAACAAAAACAGAGGTAGATAGCCCAAGTATGGTATAAATCAAAGCACCAAAAAGTGCCTGTACTACAATACTTTTATGTGGTTTAATCAGGTTCCAAAAACGGCTTTTAGTATCAACCTTTTCATTTCCTTGTTTAAAGCCTTCATCAGGCAATAACAGCACCAATACACCTGTCCATTCGCTTGTAAATTCATCAATGGTTTTGCGGTGTATTTTTCCATCGCCGGGGTCCATTACTTCGACGTATTTATCCGTTACCTTATAAATAACCACATAATGCTGCAATTGCTTCTTTACTACTACATGAGCAATTGCCGGTAGTGGAATTTTAGAAAGACTATCTAAATTGCCCTTTACCCCTTTTGCTTCAAAACCCAGTTTATTTGCCGCTTCTATCAAACCTAAAACATTGGTTCCTTTTTGATCAGTACTGGCCAATTGGCGGATCCGCGCAACAGGCATTTTCAATTTATAAAATGCAGCTATAGATGCCAAACAAGCAGCACCACAATCGGTAATATCGCGTTGTTTTATTAGTGTAGACATAGAAGTGAGATATTAGATTTGAGACTGGAGATATGAGACTGGAGCACTATGATTGGTAATTTGAGATTTCGGCTTTAACCTTTAAGCTATCCACCTTAAACCCTAAGCCTTTTACCCTACGCCTTTTAAGGGGTTTAACCAATCATCAACTTTATCATAAAGCAGTTGATATAGGTTTCGTTTGGCAATAGCAAAATGTGCATTAAAGGTCATACCCTTTTTTACCTGGCCTTTATAACCGTTTTTTAATTTCAAATAATCCCTATCCAATTTACACTTCACTTTAAAATAAGGACTCTGGTTAATCAATATAATATCGTCTGAAATATCGGCCACTATACCTGCAAGCAAACCCCATTGGTTATAGCTAAAAGCATCGATCTGAAACCTAACGGTTTGCCCGGTTTTAATTAAACCGATATCTGACGGTTTAATATAACAAATGGCCAACAGGGCACTATCTGGCGATATTTCGCCTATTTTCTGATTGGCAGAAATGAAAGAACCCAATTGTAAGCCTGACAGATTTTGTACCGTGCCAGAAATCCCTGCGGTTAAGTGATATAGTTTTTCCTGCTCGGTAAGCTGGATCTTCTGACTATCCAAGTCCTTGAGTTCTTTTCTATATTGATTAGATTCGGTTTGCCACTGAGTTTTATATTTCCTGGCAACCATTTTAAAATCGGAAAGTGCCTGTTCGTAATTAAATTTATATTGCTCATACTCTGCTTCGGTAACTACCCTCTTGCTGAAAAGAATCTCATACCTTTTATAAATTTTGCAGGCCTGTTCGCGTGCATTTAATGCATTTTGAATCTGCTCTGCGTATTGTTGCCAGCTTGCAGCATACAGGCCGGTCTGCAATGCAGGTTGCCCGGCATTGCTTAAATCGACCAGTTTTAAGAGGAGGAGCGCATCATTTAATAAATCTTTTAATTCACGGGAGCGATTATTCAAAATCACATTTTGTGTTTCGGGTATGGTAGGATCAATATTTAAAAGGAGTTGTCCTTTTTTTATTTTTTTGTTATCGGTTAAATTAATCAGCGTAATTTTCCCGGAGACTGGCGCCAGCAATTCTGCCCTTTCGATGTTACTCTGCAAAGAACCATTACCTTTAACACTTACGGTTGTATAAATAAAAGGCAGGGCAGCAAAAGCAATAAGAATGAAAAATATGGTGGCAGAATAAATAATTTGTGTACGAACCTTGGTGTGGTGTAAAAAAATAATGGCGTTATCTTCGAAATTGGCATCTTCTGTAAAAGACATAATCATCAATTGGCTTGGTTAAGGCCAAGTTTGTGATTATTATTTTATGCGGGAAAAAAGATACACGAAATGGGCTATTGTAGGGATGAATCTGTTTTGATCTTTAGAAAATAAAAAACCGATAGATGCACAAATAGGCACTATCGGTTAACAATATTTTAATCGTATTTGGCTTTCTTAGAATTAATTTATTTCATATTTTTAATTAAATATAGCTTTATTGCTCAAAATACAGTTTAAATTAGTTTGAGAGAGTTAACGTTATTTAGACAAATCAATACTTACATTTTTACCATCACGGTTTCCATCATTTCTGCCAATTTTATATGCAACCATCATGGTACTAAACAATAGTAAAAACAAGATCAACTTAACCCAATTATTTTCCAGTATTTTCATAGTATATGTTATAATTAAAATTAACAAATTACTCGTTTATTGCTTTTGAAACGCCATAACCTATCCAGTAGGCTACTCCAAATATACTACCAGACATCGCCCTAAGCATGTGGCTAACTATTGATATTTCTTGAGAGCCGCCACTGATCATTAATTGCTCAGTTTTGTTTAATTCTATTAATTTGATGGTTGTAAGCTTTACACTAAGATTTTTATTATAATTTTCCATATATTTTTTATTTTAATTAACAGATAACTATCTATTTCCATCTGCTCTACCAATTTCATAAGCAGCATACAATGCAATTCCCAAAAGCCCACCCGCAAACAAAAGAACAATTGGATTCCCGGCATCAACGGTTAACATCTCTTTAGCATCCATTTCCTGAACACCAAAACGCTCTAATTTTAAGTTTTTCATTTCGTTTAATTTAAATTTTTGTTTCTTACTCTTTAAAGGCTTTTCAGGTTCCGCCTATGTTGGACTAACATGAAACAAGTATCTAATTTTAAAATTCGACTCAGAAAAAAGATACACGAAATGGGCTATTTTAGGGATGAATCTGTTTTGATCTTTAGAAAATAAAAAAACCGATAGATGTACTAATTACATCTATCGGTTAACTACTTAAATACTATTTTAGAAATATTGCAATATTTAACAATTAATTAATTTTTTATACTAATGTTAAAGCCTTTAGCAAAACTCCTCCCAAAAGATTCAGTAATTTCGCCCAACACAAAAACAAGTAAAACAATAGCAATTACAGTAGATAACGCTTTTGCATTTTTTTTAATAATATTATTCATATTGCCTAAAATTAAAATGTACTTTAAAAATTCTATTTTTTCACAAAAATTCTTTCCTATAAGCTGCTGATTCTGCCACTTCTCCGGCTAGATAAACAAGTCCACCAATTGCTGCAAAAACCTGCCAAATCCCTCCATTTATATTTTTCTTTTCCACCAAAGTTAATTCTTTGACTTCTAATTTTTAAAATCTACTTTCATTTTATATCTATTTTTTTTATAAAACATTACATTGACAGCCGTTTTCAAATTTCTCGATTAGGTAGGCAGAACCGGGTGCCATAAATATAACCAAATTGGTACATTACCTCCACTTATTTTATCCATTTCTTTAATATCCATCTTCTGAACAACAAAATTGCTTAATTCTTATTTTTTCATTTCGTTTAATTTAAAATTTATTCCTTAATCATTTAAGGCTTTTCAGGTTCCGCCTATGTTGGCCTAACATGAAACAAGTATCTAATTTTAAAATTTTACTCAGAAAAAAGATAAACTAAAAGGGAAATTGTAGGGATGAAAAGGCTCGATTAAGAGAGTTGGTCATGAATTTCGCCATGGAACCAAAAGCCTACCAGCAATAAATGATTAGGATTTACACACTTCATGAGCCAAATCCAGGTAATTTCTTTCATACATGGATTAAACTCATTTGTAATTAATGGAAATAGAAAATATTCTAACATTATTAGTGGCTAACATAATATGCCGCCTTACCAATAAAATAACCACCTAAATAAGTTATTCCAATTAGGGCAAAAGCCAGAAAGATAAATAGCAGAAGGTTGTTTTT
This genomic interval carries:
- a CDS encoding peptidase domain-containing ABC transporter codes for the protein MIASDRLFEIMDLEIEQNSSGVFLTKELMGDIRFEHVAFRYGSRVNVFDDLNLMIKAGSFTAIVGESGSGKSTLMSLLQNIYPIQSGNIFIGNHALKYLNNASLRNLLSVVPQKIDLFAGNVIENIAIGDYEPNMQQIIGICTQLGIIDFIEALPEGFQTYLGENGASLSGGQKQRIAIARALYRNPEILILDEATSSLDSASEQYVQRTIDLLRMQKKTIIIIAHRLPTIRKADQIIVLDKGKVVEEGSHTEMMMANGHYASLWKQQFGDDDLPSLITPSLEFVRDSI
- a CDS encoding HlyD family secretion protein, with the protein product MSFTEDANFEDNAIIFLHHTKVRTQIIYSATIFFILIAFAALPFIYTTVSVKGNGSLQSNIERAELLAPVSGKITLINLTDNKKIKKGQLLLNIDPTIPETQNVILNNRSRELKDLLNDALLLLKLVDLSNAGQPALQTGLYAASWQQYAEQIQNALNAREQACKIYKRYEILFSKRVVTEAEYEQYKFNYEQALSDFKMVARKYKTQWQTESNQYRKELKDLDSQKIQLTEQEKLYHLTAGISGTVQNLSGLQLGSFISANQKIGEISPDSALLAICYIKPSDIGLIKTGQTVRFQIDAFSYNQWGLLAGIVADISDDIILINQSPYFKVKCKLDRDYLKLKNGYKGQVKKGMTFNAHFAIAKRNLYQLLYDKVDDWLNPLKGVG